Genomic segment of Streptomyces zhihengii:
GGCGTTCGGGAGGGACTCGATCACGGTGCCCTCGATTTCGATGGCACCTTGCTTCTTGGCCACGCTTCGCCCTTCGAATCGGCTACCTTGATCGACTCTCGAACCGGGTGCGGACACACGGATGCACGAGAGCCGACGCATCAGTCTACGTCAGGGGTGCCGAAAAGACGAATTCGTCAAGTCTGCCCACCGGCGCAGATCGTCAATCCAGGCTCGGGCCGGCGGATCCGGCTCAGGCCAGCGGATCCGGAGCCGCGGTGACGCCCAGCTCCGCCAGCTTCGCCCGGCCGCCGTCGGGGGCCGTCAGCACCAGCGGGCCCTCCTCGGTGAGGGCGACCGAGTGCTCCCAGTGCGAGGACCAGGTGCCGTCGGTGGTGATGACCGTCCAGTCGTCGGCGAGGACCTCGGTGTGCGGGGTGCCCAACGAGACCATGGGCTCGATCGCCAGGCAGAAGCCGGGCACCAGCTTCGGGCCGCGGCCGCGCCCCCGGGAGACGTAGTTCAGCAGGTGCGGGTCCATGTGCATCTCGGTGCCGATGCCGTGGCCGCCGTAGTCCTCGATGATCCCGTACTTGCCGGTCGCCGGACGCGGCTGGCGGCGGATGTAGGTCTCGATCGCGCGGGAGACGTCGACGAGGCGGCTGCCGGTCTTCATGGCCGCGATACCGGCCCACATCGACTCCTCGGTCACCCGGGAGAGTTCGATCAGCTCCGGAGCGTGACCGGAGCCCACGAAGGCCGTGTAGGCCGCGTCGCCGTGCCAGCCGTCGACGATCGCGCCGCAGTCGACGGAGATGATGTCGCCGTCCTTCAGGACGGTCTTCTCGTCGGGGATGCCGTGCACCACGACCTCGTTCACCGAGGTGCAGATGGTGGCGGGGAAGCCGCCGTAGCCGAGGAAGTTCGACTTGGCACCGTGCTCGGCGATGACCTTGCGGGCCACCTCGTCCAGGTCGCGGGTGGTGGCGCCGGGGACGGCCGCCTCTCGGGTGGCCGCGTGGATGGCGGCGACGACCAGTCCCGCCTCACGCATCTTCGCGATCTGCTCGGGGGTCTTGATCTGCACCATTGCGGCGGGCGCCTTTCCGGTCGGGGACGGTCTCGGGGAAAACGGGGCGAGTCAACGATAAGGCCGCGGCGTCCTGGGGACACCGCGGCCTTGTCTCGGGTCGTGCGGGTGGCTCAGGCCTGGGCGGCCTTGTCCACCTTCAGAGCCTCCATGGCACGGGCGGTCACGTCGACCACCTTGCCCAGTGCGGAGATCGTGACCACCAGGCCCTGGGCCTTGTAGTAGTCGATGATCGGCTCGGTCTGCGTGTGGTAGACCTCCAGCCGCTTGCGCACGGTCTCCTCGGAGTCGTCGTCGCGCTGGTACAGCTCGCCGCCGCACTCGTCGCAGACGCCCTCGGTCTTCGGAGGCGTGTACGCGACGTGGAAGACGTGCGCGCTGTTGTTGCGGCAGACCCGCCGGCCGGCGATCCGCTTGACGACCTCGTCCTCGGGGACCTCCAGGTCGAGCACGGCGTCGAGCGTGACGCCCTCGCCCTGGAGCATGCCGTCCAGTGCCTCGGCCTGGCCCACGTTCCGCGGGAAGCCGTCGAGCAGGAAGCCGTTCACGGCGTCCGGCTGCGACATGCGGTCCTTGGCCATGCCGATGGTGACCTCGTCGGGTACCAGGTTGCCGGCGTCCATGTACGCCTTGGCCTGCTTGCCCAGCTCCGTGCCCTGGGAGATGTTGGCGCGGAAGAGGTCGCCCGTGGAGATGTGCGGGATCGACAGGTTCTTCGCCAGGAAGGCTGCCTGCGTTCCCTTCCCGGCACCGGGCGGTCCGACGAGGACGATTCGCATCAGCGGAGGAACCCTTCGTAATTACGCTGCTGGAGCTGGCTCTCGATCTGCTTCACGGTCTCCAGACCCACACCCACGATGATGAGGATGCTCGTCCCGCCGAACGGGAAGTTCTGGTTCGCGCCGCCGAAGCCTGCCAACGCCATCGTCGGGACAAGAGCAATCAGACCCAGGTACAGCGAGCCCGGCCAAGTGATCCTGTTGAGCACGTAGCTCAGATACTCGGCAGTAGGACGACCGGCCCGGATACCCGGGATGAAGCCACCATACTTCTTCATGTTGTCCGCGACTTCCTCGGGGTTGAACGAGATCGCCACGTAGAAGAAGGCGAAGAACACGATCAACAGGAAGTACGTAGCGATGTAGTAGGGGTGGTCACCCTTCACGAAGTGGGCTTCGATCCAGGTCTTCCAGCCCGACGTACCGCTGGAGAACTGCGCGACGAGCGCCGGGATGTAGAGCAGCGACGACGCGAAGATGACGGGAATCACACCCGCCTGGTTCACCTTGAGCGGGATGTACGTGGACGTACCGCCGTACGACCTGCGGCCGATCATGCGCTTCGCGTACTGCACCGGGATCCGGCGCTGGGCCTGCTCGACGAAGACGACGAGGCCGACCATCACGAAGCCGATCAGGATGACGGTGCCGAACTCGATCCAGCCCTGGGCGAGCTTGCCGCTCTCCTTGATGGCCCACAGGGCGCCCGGGAAGCCGGCCGCGATCGAGATGAACATCAGGATCGACATGCCGTTGCCGATGCCGCGGTCGGTGATGAGCTCGCCGAGCCACATGACGGCGGCGGTACCGGCGGTCATCGTGAGGACCATCACGACGGTGGTGAAGATCGACTGGTCCGGGACGATGTCGTTGGCGACCCGGCAGCCGCTGAAGAGCGCGCCGCTGCGGGCGGTGGCGACGAGGCCGGTGCCCTGGAGCACGGCGAGGGCGACCGTCAGATAACGCGTGTACTGCGTGATCTTCGCGGTGCCGGACTGGCCCTCCTTCTTGAGGGCCTCCAGCCGCGGGATGACCACCGTCAGCAGCTGGAGAATGATGCTCGCCGTGATGTACGGCATGATGCCGAGCGCGAAGATGGTGATCTGCAGCAGCGCGCCGCCGCTGAACATGTTCACCAGCCCGAAGAGGCTGTTGTTGCCCTTCGAGGCTGCATCCACACAGATCTGCACGTTCTGGTAGTCGACGCCCGGAACCGGGATGTGCGACCCGAGGCGGTACAGAACGATGATGGCCAGGGTAAAGAGCAGCTTCTTGCGCAGGTCGGGCGTCTTGAACGCCCGGGCGAACGCGGTGAGCACGGTGCCTCCTGCGACCCCCGCGCTACTGCGTCAGAGGTGACGGTTTTGAGGATCGACGAATAGGAAAGGGGCCAAACCGCTCGGCGGGCCCCATGAGGCACACCGGGCTGAAGTTAACAACGCACGCCACCTTACCGGCGACCATGCCCCCCTAGGAACGACCAACCGGGGATGCCCCATTTGAGAGGCATCCCCGGCTGGATGTTCAGGCCATCGAGTCGTCTCAGACGAGCTCGGTGACGGTGCCGCCGGCGGCGGCAATCTTCTCCTTGGCGGAACCGGAGACGGCGTCGACCGTCACCTGGAGCGCCACGGAGACCTCGCCCTGGCCAAGGACCTTGACGAGCTGGTTCTTGCGCACGGCACCCTTGGCGACCAGGTCGGCCACGGTGACCTCGCCACCCTGCGGGTACAGGGCCGCGAGCTTGTCCAGGTTCACGACCTGGTACTCGGTGCGGAACGGGTTCTTGAAGCCCTTGAGCTTCGGGAGGCGCATGTGGAGGGGCATCTGCCCACCCTCGAAGCGCTCCGGAACCTGGTAACGGGCCTTCGTGCCCTTGGTACCACGACCGGCCGTCTTACCCTTCGACGCCTCACCACGACCCACACGGGTCTTGGCGGTCTTGGCGCCCGGGGCGGGACGGAGGTTGTGGACCTTCAGCGGCTTCTGCTCCGCCATGTCAGTCGACCTCCTCGACCGTCACGAGGTGGCGGACGGTGTGCACCATGCCGCGGAACTCGGGGCGGTCCTCCTTGACGACCACGTCGTTCAGGCGCTTGAGCCCGAGCGAACGCAGCGTGTCACGGTGGTTCTGCTTGCTGCCGATGTACGACTTCGTCTGCGTGATCTTGAGACGGGCCATTACGCACCCGCTCCCGCACGCGCACGCAGCAGGGCCGCGGGGGCGACGTCCTCGAGGGGCAGACCACGGCGGGCCGCGATCTCCTCGGGACGCTGCAGACCCTTGAGGGCCTCCACGGTCGCGTGCACGATGTTGATCGCGTTGTCCGAGCCGAGCGACTTCGACAGGATGTCGTGCACGCCCGCGCACTCGAGCACGGCGCGCACCGGGCCACCGGCGATGACGCCGGTACCGGGGGAAGCCGGCTTCAGCAGAACGACGCCGGCAGCCTTCTCGCCCTGGATCGGGTGCGGGATGGTGCCCTGGATACGGGGGACCTTGAAGAAGTGCTTCTTGGCCTCCTCAACACCCTTGGCGATGGCGGCCGGCACCTCCTTGGCCTTGCCGTAACCGACGCCGACGGTGCCGTCACCATCGCCCACCACGACCAGCGCGGTGAAGCTGAAGCGACGACCACCCTTCACAACCTTGGCGACGCGGTTGATCGCGACGACGCGCTCGACGTACGCGGTCTTCTCGGCGGCGGCTGCGCCACCGTCGCGACCCTTCCGGTCCCGCCGCTCGCCGCCACCGGCACCGCTTCCGCGGCGCTGGGGTCCAGCCATTGGATTACCTCTCTCTGTTACGTCCGTTAGTCCCGGAACCGGGGCTCAGAACTTCAGCCCGGCTTCGCGGGCGGCGTCAGCCAGAGCGGCAATGCGCCCGGCGTACCTGTTGCCACCACGGTCGAACACGACGGCCTCGACACCGGCGGCCTTGGCGCGCTCGGCGACCAGGGCGCCGACCTGCTGGGCCTGCGCGGACTTGTCACCCTCGCCACCGCGGATCGACGTGTCCAGGGTCGACGCCGACGCAAGGGTGTGACCCTTGAGGTCGTCGATGACCTGCGCGACGATGTTGCGGTTCGAACGCGTCACGACGAGGCGCGGACGCTCCGCCGTACCCGACACGCTCTTGCGGATGCGGATGTGGCGGCGCTGCTTCGCGGCGCGCTTGTAGGCGTCGCCCTTAGCGATCTTCGTGCCGTATGCCATTGCTTACTTACCCGCCTTTCCGACCTTGCGGCGGATGACCTCGCCCGCGTACTTGACGCCCTTGGCCTTGTACGGGTCGGGCTTGCGCAGCTTGCGGATGTTCGCGGCGACCTCGCCGACCTTCTGCTTGTCGATGCCCTCGACCGAGAACTTGGTCGGCGACTCGACCTTGAAGGAGATGCCCTCGGGCGCCTCCACCAGGATCGGGTGGCTGTAGCCGAGCTGGAACTCCAGGTTGGAGCCCTTCGCGGCGACGCGGTAACCGACACCGCTGATCTCGAGCGCCTTGGTGTATCCCTGGGTCACACCGGTGATCATGTTCGCCACCAGCGTGCGGGACAGGCCGTGCAGGGCCTTGTTCTGACGCTCGTCGTTGGGACGGGTGACGTTGAGAACGCCGTCCTCGCCCTTAACAATCTCGATCGGCGACGCGACGGTGTGCGTGAGGGTGCCCTTGGAACCCTTCACGACGACCGTGCGGCCATCGATGGTGACGTCCACACCGGCGGGAACCTGGATGGGGAGCTTGCCGATTCGCGACATGAGCTATTCCTCCGTTCCCGACTACCAGACGTAGGCGAGGACTTCCCCACCCACGCCCTTCTTCTGCGCCTGCTGGCCGGTCAGGAGGCCGTGGGACGTGGAGATGATCGCCACGCCCAGGCCGCCGAGAACCTTCGGCAGGTTGGTGGACTTCGCGTAAACACGCAGACCCGGCTTGGAGATGCGCTTGATGCCGGCGATCGAACGCTCACGGTTCGGGCCGAACTTCAGCTCCAGGACGAGGTTCTTGCCGACTTCGGCGTCCTCGACCTTCCAGCCGGTGATGAAACCCTCCTGCTGGAGGATCTCGGCGATGTGCGACTTGATCTTGCTGTGCGGCATGGCCACGGAGTCGTGGTACGCCGAGTTCGCGTTACGCAGACGCGTCAGCATGTCTGCGATCGGATCAGTCATGGTCATGAATTGGCCTTCGGCCTCTCTCGCCGGGGTTTCCTGTATGCGCCATCCCTCTCCCCACACAGGGGCGGGACGGGTGCGGCGCGGGGACCTACGGCGTAGTAAGTCGTGACGGGCGGCGGACGCCCAACCCCACAAGCCTACGGCATGCGGGGAGGGCGCTCCGCCGACCCTCTGCTTACCGAGAGACTCCGGTCATCCCTGAAAGAAGGGACTACCAGGAGCTCTTGGTCACGCCCGGGAGCTCTCCACGGTGAGCCATCTCACGAAGGCACACGCGGCAGAGGCCGAACTTGCGGTACACGGAGTGCGGGCGGCCACAGCGCTGGCAGCGGGTGTAGGCACGCACACCGAACTTGGGCTTACGAGCAGCCTTGGCAATCAGAGCCTTCTTCGCCATCTCGCTTACGCCTCCTTGAAGGGGAAGCCGAGGTGACGGAGAAGCGCACGGCCCTCAGCGTCGTTGGTCGCCGTGGTCACCACGGTGATGTCCATACCCCGGACGCGGTCGATCTTGTCCTGGTCGATCTCGTGGAACATGACCTGCTCGGTGAGACCGAAGGTGTAGTTGCCACGGCCGTCGAACTGCTTGGGGGACAGACCACGGAAGTCGCGGATGCGCGGAAGCGCGAGCGACAGGGTGCGGTCCAGGAACTCCCACATGCGGTCGCCACGGAGCGTGACGTGGGCACCGATCGGCTGGCCCTCACGCAGCTTGAACTGCGCGATGGACTTGCGGGCCTTGGTGACGGCCGGCTTCTGACCGGTGATCGTGGTGAGGTCGCGAATCGCGCCGTCGATCAGCTTGGAGTCGCGGGCGGCGTCGCCCACACCCATGTTGACCACGATCTTGACGAGGCCGGGAACCTGCATGACGTTCTCGTAGGAGAACTCCTCACGCAGCTTGCCCGCGATCTCCTCGCGGTACTTCGTCTTCAGACGCGGAGTGGTGGTGGTAGCCATCAGATGTCCTCACCCGTCCGCTTGGCAACGCGGATCTTGTTGCCCTCGTCGTCGAAGCGGAAACCGACGCGGGTCACGACCTTCTTGCCGTCCTTCTCCACGACGAGCTGAACGTTGCTCACGTGAATGGGGGCCTCGGTGGTGACGATGCCGCCGGTCTGCGAACCACGAGCGGTCTGGCCGGCCTTGGTGTGCTTCTTGACCCGGTTGACACCCTCGACCAGGACACGGTCCTCGCGGGGGAAGGCCGCGATGACCTTGCCCTGCTTGCCCTTGTCCTTACCGGTGATGACCTGGACCAGGTCGCCCTTCTTGATCTTCATGCTTACAGCACCTCCGGCGCGAGCGAGATGATCTTCATGAACTTCTTCTCGCGCAGCTCACGGCCGACGGGGCCGAAGATACGGGTGCCGCGAGGGTCGCCGTCGTTCTTCAGAATGACGGCGGCGTTCTCGTCGAAGCGGATGTACGAGCCGTCCTGACGACGACGCTCCTTGACGGTGCGAACGATGACCGCCTTGACGACGTCACCCTTCTTCACGTTGCCACCGGGGATCGCGTCCTTGACGGTGGCGACGATGACGTCACCGATGCCCGCGTAGCGGCGACCGGAGCCACCGAGAACACGGATGCAAAGGATCTCCTTGGCACCAGTGTTGTCGGCGACGCGCAGTCGCGACTCCTGCTGGATCACGTCTATCTCCTGATTGTCTGCCGGTTCCCGGCGGGGGTCTCCCGGGGAGACCCCCGCCGAGCCTGGCGGAACGAACTCGAAGGGTTACCCCTTCGAGCGATTACTTGGCCTTCTCGAGGATCTCGACGACGCGCCAGTGCTTGGTCGACGACAGCTTCCGGGTCTCCATCAGGAGGACACGGTCGCCGA
This window contains:
- a CDS encoding type Z 30S ribosomal protein S14; protein product: MAKKALIAKAARKPKFGVRAYTRCQRCGRPHSVYRKFGLCRVCLREMAHRGELPGVTKSSW
- the map gene encoding type I methionyl aminopeptidase, whose protein sequence is MVQIKTPEQIAKMREAGLVVAAIHAATREAAVPGATTRDLDEVARKVIAEHGAKSNFLGYGGFPATICTSVNEVVVHGIPDEKTVLKDGDIISVDCGAIVDGWHGDAAYTAFVGSGHAPELIELSRVTEESMWAGIAAMKTGSRLVDVSRAIETYIRRQPRPATGKYGIIEDYGGHGIGTEMHMDPHLLNYVSRGRGRGPKLVPGFCLAIEPMVSLGTPHTEVLADDWTVITTDGTWSSHWEHSVALTEEGPLVLTAPDGGRAKLAELGVTAAPDPLA
- the rplO gene encoding 50S ribosomal protein L15 — protein: MAEQKPLKVHNLRPAPGAKTAKTRVGRGEASKGKTAGRGTKGTKARYQVPERFEGGQMPLHMRLPKLKGFKNPFRTEYQVVNLDKLAALYPQGGEVTVADLVAKGAVRKNQLVKVLGQGEVSVALQVTVDAVSGSAKEKIAAAGGTVTELV
- the rplX gene encoding 50S ribosomal protein L24, translated to MKIKKGDLVQVITGKDKGKQGKVIAAFPREDRVLVEGVNRVKKHTKAGQTARGSQTGGIVTTEAPIHVSNVQLVVEKDGKKVVTRVGFRFDDEGNKIRVAKRTGEDI
- the rpmD gene encoding 50S ribosomal protein L30; the protein is MARLKITQTKSYIGSKQNHRDTLRSLGLKRLNDVVVKEDRPEFRGMVHTVRHLVTVEEVD
- the rpsE gene encoding 30S ribosomal protein S5, with product MAGPQRRGSGAGGGERRDRKGRDGGAAAAEKTAYVERVVAINRVAKVVKGGRRFSFTALVVVGDGDGTVGVGYGKAKEVPAAIAKGVEEAKKHFFKVPRIQGTIPHPIQGEKAAGVVLLKPASPGTGVIAGGPVRAVLECAGVHDILSKSLGSDNAINIVHATVEALKGLQRPEEIAARRGLPLEDVAPAALLRARAGAGA
- the rplF gene encoding 50S ribosomal protein L6 — its product is MSRIGKLPIQVPAGVDVTIDGRTVVVKGSKGTLTHTVASPIEIVKGEDGVLNVTRPNDERQNKALHGLSRTLVANMITGVTQGYTKALEISGVGYRVAAKGSNLEFQLGYSHPILVEAPEGISFKVESPTKFSVEGIDKQKVGEVAANIRKLRKPDPYKAKGVKYAGEVIRRKVGKAGK
- the rpsH gene encoding 30S ribosomal protein S8, with the translated sequence MTMTDPIADMLTRLRNANSAYHDSVAMPHSKIKSHIAEILQQEGFITGWKVEDAEVGKNLVLELKFGPNRERSIAGIKRISKPGLRVYAKSTNLPKVLGGLGVAIISTSHGLLTGQQAQKKGVGGEVLAYVW
- the rplR gene encoding 50S ribosomal protein L18, encoding MAYGTKIAKGDAYKRAAKQRRHIRIRKSVSGTAERPRLVVTRSNRNIVAQVIDDLKGHTLASASTLDTSIRGGEGDKSAQAQQVGALVAERAKAAGVEAVVFDRGGNRYAGRIAALADAAREAGLKF
- the rplN gene encoding 50S ribosomal protein L14, which translates into the protein MIQQESRLRVADNTGAKEILCIRVLGGSGRRYAGIGDVIVATVKDAIPGGNVKKGDVVKAVIVRTVKERRRQDGSYIRFDENAAVILKNDGDPRGTRIFGPVGRELREKKFMKIISLAPEVL
- a CDS encoding adenylate kinase, which codes for MRIVLVGPPGAGKGTQAAFLAKNLSIPHISTGDLFRANISQGTELGKQAKAYMDAGNLVPDEVTIGMAKDRMSQPDAVNGFLLDGFPRNVGQAEALDGMLQGEGVTLDAVLDLEVPEDEVVKRIAGRRVCRNNSAHVFHVAYTPPKTEGVCDECGGELYQRDDDSEETVRKRLEVYHTQTEPIIDYYKAQGLVVTISALGKVVDVTARAMEALKVDKAAQA
- the secY gene encoding preprotein translocase subunit SecY, translated to MLTAFARAFKTPDLRKKLLFTLAIIVLYRLGSHIPVPGVDYQNVQICVDAASKGNNSLFGLVNMFSGGALLQITIFALGIMPYITASIILQLLTVVIPRLEALKKEGQSGTAKITQYTRYLTVALAVLQGTGLVATARSGALFSGCRVANDIVPDQSIFTTVVMVLTMTAGTAAVMWLGELITDRGIGNGMSILMFISIAAGFPGALWAIKESGKLAQGWIEFGTVILIGFVMVGLVVFVEQAQRRIPVQYAKRMIGRRSYGGTSTYIPLKVNQAGVIPVIFASSLLYIPALVAQFSSGTSGWKTWIEAHFVKGDHPYYIATYFLLIVFFAFFYVAISFNPEEVADNMKKYGGFIPGIRAGRPTAEYLSYVLNRITWPGSLYLGLIALVPTMALAGFGGANQNFPFGGTSILIIVGVGLETVKQIESQLQQRNYEGFLR
- the rplE gene encoding 50S ribosomal protein L5, which encodes MATTTTPRLKTKYREEIAGKLREEFSYENVMQVPGLVKIVVNMGVGDAARDSKLIDGAIRDLTTITGQKPAVTKARKSIAQFKLREGQPIGAHVTLRGDRMWEFLDRTLSLALPRIRDFRGLSPKQFDGRGNYTFGLTEQVMFHEIDQDKIDRVRGMDITVVTTATNDAEGRALLRHLGFPFKEA